From a single Nostoc edaphicum CCNP1411 genomic region:
- a CDS encoding GAF domain-containing protein — translation MKAGHIDTEAVRLEALRQYQILDTEPEEAYDNLAQLAAFICGTPISLVNFIDENRQWFKAKVGLNVSEMPRSVGLSYLCQEQRNVVVVPDTLADEKLANNPVVTGYPYTRFYAGVPLITPKGDMLGTLCVIDRVPRQLSQKQVEAFVGLSRLVIDQLELRRYVTEVSQITEKLMAHEQAARTQSEAARTRITNLLESITDGFFALDKKWRFTYINGQAERLLQKTQNELLGKNIWEAFPEIIDTTFYREYHRAILEQVSVEFEEFYPLLNCWLQVHAYPAKDGLSVYFQDITERRRTAEALRESEERWQLALHGNNDGIWDWNLKTNEVFFSTRWKEMLGYKDHEVSNRWDEWTKRIHPDERDWVLQAFQDHFAKKTPFYVCEYRVQCQDGSYKWILDRGQALWDALGDIVRMVGSYTDITDRKQADEELKRQNLRSQLFAEITLKIRESLQINEILQTTVTEVQKLLQADRVLIFRLETDGSGTVVQEAVLPGWPVILGENIFDPCFKEEYIERYRQGRVSAIEDIEAAHIQPCHRKFLQQFAVRANLVVPILVRDSIWGLLLAHQCGAPRQWNNFETELLQQLANQIGIALSQAQLLEKETQQSQELARSNAELEQFAYIASHDLQEPLRMVTSYLQLLERRYKNQLDANADQFINYAVDGARRMQTLINDLLNYSRVSTRGQPFKLVDCSVVLQQAIANLQIAIADSQAVVTYETLPQVMADPTQLTQVFQNLIANAIKFCQNRQPRIHIGFTIADGGAEEAGEQRRQGEQGEEEEPMPNAQCPMPTQKEYLFSVRDNGIGLESQYAERIFIIFQRLHGRDKYPGTGIGLAICKKIIERHGGRIWVESKPGQGSTFYFTIPDIAGKQW, via the coding sequence ATGAAAGCTGGACACATTGATACAGAAGCTGTGAGGTTAGAAGCCCTCCGCCAGTATCAAATTCTTGACACCGAACCCGAAGAAGCTTATGACAATCTTGCTCAGTTAGCGGCATTTATTTGTGGCACTCCTATCTCTTTAGTAAATTTCATTGATGAAAATCGTCAATGGTTTAAGGCAAAAGTAGGTTTAAATGTATCAGAAATGCCTCGGAGTGTTGGGTTGTCTTATCTTTGCCAAGAGCAGCGTAATGTTGTTGTGGTTCCTGATACGCTAGCTGATGAGAAGTTGGCAAATAATCCAGTAGTGACTGGCTACCCATATACACGGTTTTATGCAGGTGTACCATTAATTACTCCGAAGGGAGATATGCTGGGAACTCTGTGTGTAATTGACCGAGTTCCACGGCAACTAAGCCAAAAACAAGTGGAGGCGTTTGTAGGTTTAAGTCGCTTGGTAATCGACCAATTAGAACTCAGACGTTATGTAACTGAAGTATCTCAAATTACTGAGAAACTGATGGCACATGAGCAAGCAGCCCGCACCCAATCTGAAGCCGCTAGAACTCGTATCACTAATCTTCTAGAAAGCATCACTGATGGTTTTTTTGCCTTGGATAAAAAGTGGCGATTTACTTATATTAATGGTCAAGCAGAACGGCTGTTACAAAAAACCCAGAATGAGCTTTTAGGTAAAAACATCTGGGAGGCGTTTCCAGAAATTATCGACACAACATTCTATCGTGAGTATCACAGGGCAATCTTAGAACAGGTTAGCGTAGAATTTGAGGAGTTTTATCCGCTACTAAACTGCTGGCTTCAAGTCCACGCCTATCCGGCAAAAGACGGCTTGTCTGTTTATTTCCAAGACATTACTGAACGACGGCGAACAGCAGAAGCACTACGGGAAAGTGAAGAACGTTGGCAATTAGCATTACATGGTAATAATGATGGTATTTGGGATTGGAACCTCAAGACTAATGAAGTGTTCTTCTCAACTCGATGGAAGGAAATGCTCGGCTATAAAGACCACGAAGTTTCCAACCGTTGGGATGAATGGACAAAACGAATCCATCCCGATGAGCGAGATTGGGTACTTCAAGCTTTCCAAGACCACTTTGCCAAGAAAACACCGTTTTACGTCTGTGAATATCGAGTCCAGTGCCAAGACGGCAGCTATAAATGGATTCTAGATCGAGGACAGGCACTTTGGGACGCATTGGGTGATATTGTACGGATGGTGGGTTCTTATACAGATATCACAGATCGCAAGCAGGCAGATGAAGAATTAAAGCGACAAAATCTGCGATCGCAATTATTCGCAGAAATCACCCTGAAAATTCGAGAATCTTTACAAATAAACGAAATTCTCCAAACCACGGTGACAGAGGTACAAAAGTTACTCCAAGCTGACCGAGTTTTGATTTTTAGGCTGGAAACTGACGGTTCGGGAACAGTGGTACAAGAAGCAGTACTACCTGGTTGGCCGGTAATTTTAGGAGAAAATATTTTTGACCCTTGTTTTAAAGAAGAATATATAGAAAGATATCGCCAGGGAAGAGTGAGTGCTATTGAAGACATTGAAGCTGCTCATATTCAACCATGCCATCGAAAATTTCTTCAACAGTTTGCTGTCAGAGCTAACCTGGTAGTGCCAATTCTTGTCAGGGATAGCATTTGGGGCTTGTTGCTGGCTCATCAGTGTGGTGCGCCTCGACAGTGGAATAACTTTGAAACGGAGTTATTACAGCAATTAGCTAACCAAATTGGAATTGCTTTATCTCAAGCGCAACTCTTAGAAAAAGAAACCCAGCAAAGTCAAGAACTTGCACGTTCCAATGCGGAATTGGAACAGTTTGCATATATCGCTTCCCATGATTTGCAAGAGCCGTTGCGGATGGTGACAAGTTATTTACAACTACTAGAGCGAAGATACAAAAATCAGCTAGATGCCAATGCCGATCAATTTATCAACTATGCAGTAGATGGGGCCCGCCGGATGCAGACCTTGATCAACGACTTGTTGAACTATTCTCGCGTCAGCACCCGTGGACAACCCTTTAAGTTAGTTGATTGTAGTGTTGTATTACAGCAGGCGATCGCTAATCTCCAAATTGCGATCGCAGATAGTCAGGCAGTTGTCACTTATGAGACTCTACCTCAAGTAATGGCTGATCCTACCCAATTGACACAAGTATTTCAAAATCTCATCGCCAACGCGATCAAATTTTGCCAAAATCGGCAGCCACGAATTCATATCGGCTTCACGATAGCAGATGGGGGAGCAGAGGAGGCAGGGGAGCAGAGGAGGCAGGGGGAGCAGGGGGAGGAAGAAGAACCAATGCCCAATGCCCAATGCCCAATGCCCACTCAAAAGGAATATTTGTTCTCGGTGCGCGATAATGGAATTGGTTTGGAATCCCAGTATGCTGAACGTATTTTTATAATTTTTCAGCGCTTGCACGGTAGAGACAAGTATCCAGGTACTGGAATTGGTCTGGCAATTTGTAAGAAAATTATAGAACGCCACGGCGGCCGGATCTGGGTTGAGTCGAAACCTGGTCAAGGCTCGACTTTCTACTTCACAATTCCAGATATAGCAGGTAAGCAATGGTGA
- a CDS encoding response regulator, giving the protein MVRTITAIMPIEVLLVEDNPGDAQLTRIALEDSKISIHLNVVEDGVEAMAFLRKQDKYAKAAHPDIILLDLNLPRKDGREVLAEIKGDENLKRIPVVVLTTSQAEEDILKAYNLSANCYITKPVDFDQFVKIVQSIENFWFAIVKLPPE; this is encoded by the coding sequence ATGGTGAGAACCATAACAGCGATTATGCCTATTGAGGTTTTGTTAGTAGAGGATAATCCTGGCGATGCCCAACTCACACGCATCGCCCTGGAAGATAGCAAAATCTCGATTCACTTAAATGTGGTCGAAGATGGTGTAGAGGCAATGGCATTTTTGCGAAAACAGGATAAATATGCTAAGGCAGCCCATCCAGATATTATACTGCTGGATTTAAACCTCCCTAGAAAAGATGGGCGGGAGGTACTGGCAGAAATTAAAGGAGATGAAAACCTCAAACGGATTCCTGTAGTCGTCCTGACCACTTCTCAAGCTGAAGAAGATATCCTCAAAGCCTATAATCTTTCTGCCAACTGTTATATAACTAAGCCAGTAGACTTCGATCAATTCGTTAAAATTGTACAATCAATAGAAAATTTTTGGTTTGCGATCGTAAAACTGCCACCGGAGTAG